From one Humulus lupulus chromosome 8, drHumLupu1.1, whole genome shotgun sequence genomic stretch:
- the LOC133795117 gene encoding uncharacterized protein LOC133795117, producing the protein MDTLLRHGRKTEIEHEIVHELSQMLDQHNNLVKSFRMARDRFKAQPESTFRLRLLSSRTTDGRQYNMPTSSEVAGLLVGDFSEANFECDVIVEHRTKGIKRITDLHPSFMSTTYPLIHPYGEDGYRLGIPLRDVTESSFKRQKLTMRQHYCFRLQQRLNEGHTLLRSGRLLQQYIVDSYMAIEEERFCWIRNNKKKLRSDLFSGLMDAIHRGDSDCSKVGKSIILPSSHTRGPRYRVQNYQDDMEFCKWAGYSDLFLTFTCNPKWPEINDMIHLIGQKDDNNRVDIICRVFEIKLFQLMHDLKKEQPFGKIIACIYTIEFQKRGLPHAHILLFLHSTLKNPSADHIDNIISAEIPDLNVDPDGYNVVNKFMIHGPCGKLNSNSPCMMQDRCTKHFPKKFNDQTTIDTDGFPVCKRRNTGIHVEKKGVLLDNRYVVPYHRNLVVKFDANINVEPTVERLPFHLPGEHTIIFEENKCVENVVCIPGIEKTKFTQWLEANKNYDDARELTYSDFPISWVWNSKEKTWTRRKNGLAIGRIYFAHPSTGERFYLRMLLNFVKGSTSYESIGTINGVTYPNFKGACYALGLLDDDKEWIDCLTEAAIWATGKELRHLFVTILIHCQVSDASQLWKSNYIALSEDITSLQRKRFRMNDLKLTEQQVEAYTLFEIESIMLKMGKSLKDIDGMPLPNPSLIRDSCNRLVNEELDYDRDQLKILHEKSFAALNPCQKSAYKAIVHSVENEQGNLFFINGHGGTAESTCEIRQGTLLAGLLVKISLIIWDEAPMANKFYFEALDKTLRDILRTRFENSSNKPFGGLTIVCGGDFRQILPVVQKGTRADIVDASLNSSYLWPFFKIYELNQNMRLYNGSLTGFEAAKIASFDRWML; encoded by the exons ATGGATACACTACTAAGACATGGGAGGAAGACAGAGATTGAACACGAAATCGTTCATGAATTATCTCAAATGTTGGATCAGCATAATAATTTGGTCAAATCCTTTAGAATGGCAAGGGATAGATTCAAAGCACAACCAGAATCTACGTTTCGTTTACGCCTCCTAAGTAGCAGGACAACAGATGGTCGTCAATACAATATGCCAACATCATCTGAAGTAGCAGGCTTGTTAGTTGGTGATTTTAGTGAAGCGAACTTCGAATGTGACGTTATTGTGGAGCACCGAACTAAAGGAATTAAGAGAATCACAGATCTGCATCCAAGTTTCATGTCTACGACGTACCCATTAATACACCCTTATGGTGAAGATGGATATAGACTTGGCATACCTTTGAGAGACGTAACTGAAAGCTCTTTTAAAAGGCAAAAGTTGACAATGAGGCAACATTATTGCTTTAGGTTGCAGCAAAGATTAAATGAGGGTCATACTCTTCTTCGATCTGGTAGACTACTGCAACAATATATAGTTGATTCTTACATGGCAATTGAAGAAGAAAGATTTTGTTGGATacgaaataacaaaaaaaaactcaGATCAGACCTTTTTTCTGGTTTAATGGACGCTATTCATCGTGGTGATTCAGATTGCTCAAAAGTGGGGAAATCAATTATTTTGCCTTCGTCACACACTAGGGGACCACGATATAGAGTACAAAATTATCAAGATGATATGGAATTTTGTAAATGGGCAGGATATTCTGATTTATTTCTTACTTTCACTTGCAACCCAAAGTGGCCAGAAATAAATGATATGATCCATTTAATAGGCCAAAAAGATGATAACAATCGGGTCGATATCATATGCAGAGTATTTGAGATAAAGCTATTCCAACTAATGCACGATCTGAAAAAAGAACAACCGTTTGGAAAGATAATCGCAT GTATATACACAATTGAGTTCCAAAAAAGAGGACTGCCTCATGCACACATACTACTTTTCTTGCATTCGACATTGAAAAATCCTTCAGCAGACCATATTGATAATATAATAAGCGCGGAAATCCCGGACTTAAATGTTGATCCTGATGGTTATAATGTCGTCAATAAATTTATGATTCATGGACCTTGTGGAAAACTTAATTCAAACTCTCCATGTATGATGCAAGATAGGTGTACAAAACATTTTCCAAAAAAATTCAATGATCAAACGACCATCGACACAGATGGCTTTCCAGTCTGCAAAAGGAGAAATACAGGTATTCATGTCGAAAAGAAAGGTGTCCTTTTAGATAATCGATATGTAGTCCCTTATCACAGGAATTTGGTTGTCAAATTTGATGCAAATATTAATGTCGAG CCAACAGTTGAAAGATTACCCTTCCATTTACCTGGAGAGCACACAATAATATTCGAAGAAAACAAATGTGTTGAAAATGTTGTTTGCATACCTGGAATAGAAAAAACAAAGTTCACTCAATGGTTGGAGGCAAACAAGAATTATGATGATGCACGAGAGCTAACTTATTCGGATTTCCCTATAAGTTGGGTTTGGAATTCAAAGGAGAAAACATGGACTAGGAGAAAAAATGGATTGGCAATTGGAAGAATTTACTTCGCGCATCCTTCGACTGGAGAACGCTTCTATTTGAGAATGTTGTTAAATTTTGTCAAAGGGAGCACTTCTTATGAAAGTATTGGAACAATAAATGGGGTGACATATCCTAATTTTAAAGGCGCATGCTATGCTTTGGGATTGTTAGACGATGATAAAGAGTGGATAGATTGCTTGACTGAAGCTGCAATATGGGCAACTGGAAAAGAATTAAGACATCTTTTCGTCACGATACTCATTCACTGTCAGGTTTCTGATGCATCACAACTTTGGAAATCTAATTATATTGCATTGTCAGAAGACATAACTTCATTGCAAAGGAAGAGATTTAGAATGAATGATCTTAAGCTAACTGAACAACAAGTTGAAGCATACACATTGTTCGAGATTGAAAGTATCATGCTGAAGATGGGAAAAAGTTTGAAAGATATAGATGGAATGCCCCTGCCTAATCCATCTTTGATAAGAGACTCGTGTAATAGATTGGTTAATGAAGAGCTTGATTATGACCGAGATCAATTAAAGATATTGCATGAGAAATCATTTGCTGCTCTAAATCCTTGCCAAAAATCAGCTTATAAAGCAATAGTACATTCAGTAGAGAATGAACAAggcaatttattttttatcaatggACATGGTGGTACTG CAGAGTCGACTTGTGAAATTAGACAAGGCACCCTACTAGCTGGACTTCTTGTGAAAATTTCTTTGATCATTTGGGATGAAGCACCTATGGCAAATAAGTTCTACTTTGAAGCTTTGGATAAGACCTTAAGAGATATTCTAAGAACAAGGTTTGAAAATAGCTCTAACAAACCTTTTGGAGGACTTACAATAGTGTGTGGTGGTGATTTCCGACAAATATTACCAGTTGTCCAAAAAGGTACAAGAGCTGATATTGTTGATGCTTCTCTTAACTCATCATATTTATGgccatttttcaaaatatatgagcTCAACCAAAATATGAGGCTATATAATGGAAGCTTGACTGGTTTTGAGGCTGCTAAAATAGCTTCTTTTGACAGATGGATGTTGTAG
- the LOC133795118 gene encoding uncharacterized protein LOC133795118, whose product MVYELNEMIMNIIPGEGRTYFSSDSICKASVKTNDEDLLYPVEFLHGLKFNGIPNHEMRLKEGAPVMLLRNLNQTEGLCNGTRLIIRHLDKWFIRGNIIYGTNIGENVTVSRIIMSPNESR is encoded by the coding sequence ATGGTCTATGAACTAAATGAGATGATTATGAATATTATACCAGGTGAAGGGAGAACATATTTTAGCTCAGACAGTATATGCAAAGCAAGTGTAAAGACAAATGATGAAGATCTTTTGTATCCAGTTGAATTTTTGCATGGTTTGAAATTTAATGGCATCCCTAATCATGAGATGCGACTTAAGGAAGGTGCTCCTGTAATGCTCCTTAGAAATCTAAATCAAACAGAAGGCCTATGCAATGGCACAAGATTGATTATCAGGCATCTTGATAAATGGTTCATTAGAGGCAACATCATTTATGGAACAAATATTGGTGAAAATGTCACAGTTTCAAGAATTATTATGTCTCCCAATGAATCAAGATGA
- the LOC133795836 gene encoding glyoxylate/hydroxypyruvate/pyruvate reductase 2KGR-like, producing MESIGVLMPIPMNPYLETELEKRFNLFKLWTLPNKTQFIKDHAESVRAIIGNSFSGADADTISTFPNLEIVSSFSVGMDKVDLNLCKEKGIRVTNTPDVLTDDVADLAIGLMLAVLRRLCESDRYVRAGKWKKGDYKLTTKFTGKRVGIIGLGRIGLAVSKRAEAFSCPIAYYSRSEKAGVSYKYYPTVTELAANSDILVVACALTEETRNIVNREVIDALGPKGVLINIGRGPHVDEPELVSALVEGRLGGAGLDVYQNEPEVPEALFGLENVVLLPHVGSGTIETRQGMADLVVRNLEAHFLKKPLLTPVV from the exons ATGGAGTCTATAGGCGTCCTGATGCCCATTCCGATGAATCCTTATCTCGAGACTGAGCTCGAGAAGCGCTTCAACCTTTTCAAGCTCTGGACCTTACCCAACAAAACCCAGTTCATCAAGGACCACGCTGAATCCGTCCGAGCCATCATCGGGAACTCCTTCTCCGGTGCCGACGCCGACACGATCAGCACCTTCCCCAATTTGGAGATCGTCTCCAGCTTCAGCGTCGGGATGGATAAGGTCGATTTGAATTTGTGCAAGGAGAAGGGTATTCGAGTCACCAATACGCCTGACGTGTTGACCGATGACGTGGCTGACCTCGCCATTGGACTCATGCTTGCTGTTCTGAGAAGATTGTGTGAGAGTGATCGGTACGTGAGAGCCGGCAAGTGGAAAAAGGGTGACTACAAGTTAACCACCAAG TTCACTGGAAAAAGAGTTGGGATCATAGGTTTGGGGAGAATTGGGCTAGCAGTTTCCAAGAGAGCCGAAGCATTCAGCTGTCCCATAGCTTACTACTCCAGATCAGAAAAGGCAGGCGTGAGCTACAAATACTACCCAACTGTGACAGAGCTGGCAGCCAACTCCGACATTTTGGTGGTTGCATGTGCACTCACGGAGGAGACCCGCAACATTGTCAACCGTGAAGTCATTGACGCTTTGGGCCCAAAGGGTGTTCTCATCAACATCGGGAGGGGTCCTCACGTCGACGAACCTGAGCTGGTCTCAGCGCTGGTTGAGGGCCGGTTAGGTGGAGCTGGCCTTGACGTCTACCAAAATGAGCCTGAAGTTCCTGAGGCGCTCTTTGGTCTTGAAAACGTTGTCCTCTTGCCTCATGTTGGAAGTGGCACTATCGAAACACGCCAGGGCATGGCTGACCTGGTGGTTCGTAACCTGGAGGCTCACTTTCTGAAGAAGCCGTTGCTGACACCAGTGGTttag
- the LOC133795835 gene encoding glyoxylate/hydroxypyruvate/pyruvate reductase 2KGR-like, whose translation MESISVLMTWPMSSYLETELEKRFKLLKLWSYPSLADFVKENEYVNSVKAVVGDTRIGADAQLIDSLPGLEIVSTYSVGLDKIDLRKCKQKGIRVTNTPDVLTDDVADLAIGLILAVFRRLCVCDGFVRNGSWKKGDFALTTKFSGKSVGIVGLGRIGSAIAKRAEAFGCKISYLSRTEKPYPNYKYYSNILDLATDCEVLVVACALTEETFHIINRQVIDALGPKGIVINIGRGCHIDESELVSALMEGRLGGAGLDVFEREPEVPEELLGLENVVVLPHVGTDTYETCDAMADLVVQNLEAYFQNKPLLTPVV comes from the exons ATGGAGAGCATTAGCGTCCTGATGACATGGCCGATGTCCAGTTACCTGGAAACAGAACTAGAAAAGCGCTTTAAGCTCTTGAAGCTCTGGTCCTATCCTTCATTGGCAGATTTCGTGAAAGAGAACGAGTACGTGAATTCAGTGAAAGCAGTGGTGGGAGACACCAGAATCGGCGCCGATGCCCAACTTATCGATTCCTTGCCGGGATTGGAGATTGTGTCTACCTACAGCGTGGGTTTAGATAAAATTGATTTGAGAAAATGCAAGCAAAAGGGGATTAGGGTTACGAACACCCCCGATGTGTTGACTGACGACGTCGCCGACCTTGCAATTGGGTTGATCTTGGCCGTTTTCAGGAGGCTTTGTGTCTGTGATGGGTTTGTGAGAAATGGGTCTTGGAAGAAAGGAGATTTCGCATTGACTACAAAG TTTAGTGGCAAATCAGTTGGAATTGTTGGGTTGGGAAGAATTGGTTCAGCAATTGCTAAAAGAGCAGAGGCATTTGGCTGCAAAATCAGTTACTTATCTAGAACTGAGAAACCATATCCAAACTACAAATACTACTCCAACATTCTGGACTTGGCAACCGATTGTGAAGTCCTTGTGGTGGCGTGCGCCTTGACAGAAGAAACATTCCACATTATTAACCGTCAAGTTATCGACGCATTGGGTCCGAAGGGCATTGTGATCAACATTGGACGAGGCTGCCATATCGATGAATCAGAGCTTGTTTCTGCTCTAATGGAAGGCCGGTTAGGTGGAGCTGGTCTTGATGTGTTTGAAAGGGAACCGGAAGTTCCTGAAGAGTTGCTTGGACTTGAAAATGTTGTTGTTTTACCTCATGTGGGGACTGACACTTATGAAACATGTGATGCAATGGCAGATCTTGTtgtccaaaacttggaagcatactttcaaAACAAGCCATTGTTAACACCAGTCGTTTGA
- the LOC133795841 gene encoding dynein light chain 1, cytoplasmic-like, with amino-acid sequence MLEGKALIEDTDMPVKMQIQAMAAASQALDIFDVFDCRSIAAHIKKEFDKRYGSGWQCVVGSNFGCFFTHNKGTFIYFTLETLSFLIFRGASSSS; translated from the exons ATGTTGGAAGGAAAAGCCTTGATCGAGGACACTGACATGCCTGTTAAGATGCAGATACAAGCCATGGCTGCTGCTTCTCAAGCTCTAGATATCTTTGATGTTTTTGACTGCAGATCTATAGCTGCCCACATAAAAAAG GAGTTTGATAAGAGATATGGGTCTGGTTGGCAATGTGTGGTGGGCTCAAACTTTGGGTGTTTCTTCACTCATAACAAGGGAACTTTCATCTATTTTACCCTGGAGACTCTTAGCTTTCTCATCTTCAGGGGAGCTTCTTCCTCTTCGTGA
- the LOC133795833 gene encoding la protein 1-like: MKMASWDEETTNKVLRQVEFYFSDSNLPRDDFLRKSVSQSPNGLVSLALICTFSRMRSLLGLSPNTKRDDVPDRIVKSVAKILRKSNCLRVSDDGQEVGRVNELNKPEEVIEQVDTRTIAASPLEYDVKIEDLDIFFANYGKVNSVRLPGHVADKKCFCGTALVEFSIAGDADNILKQNLIYAGNKLKLKRKKEFDSERELLTSDVLKSNPLSASDTNDGAMKLKYQKGLVIALKLKRKLVGGNTEQKTCEKTDQSEQKISVDKQTREAAAQKENDSLLCAEVKNSFQRFGTVKYVDLDSGADSGYICFQEPESAIRARAAAEFVEGGVDSKNFIMFLEAVTGEAEEEYWKSYQPL, from the exons ATGAAAATGGCTTCTTGGGACGAAGAGACTACGAACAAAGTTCTCCGCCAG GTTGAGTTTTACTTTAGCGATAGTAATCTTCCTCGAGACGATTTTCTCAGAAAATCAGTCTCTCAAAGCCCTAATGGCT TGGTCAGCTTGGCTCTGATATGTACCTTCTCTCGCATGAGGAGTTTACTTGGTTTGAGTCCTAACACTAAGCGTGACGATGTTCCTGATCGAATTGTGAAATCCGTGGCTAAAATTTTGCGAAAATCCAATTGCTTGAGAGTTTCTGATGATG GTCAAGAGGTTGGTCGAGTTAATGAGCTTAATAAGCCAGAAGAGGTAATAGAGCAAGTAGATACAAGAACCATTGCAGCCTCACCTTTGGAATATGATGTCAAGATTGAAGATTTGGATATTTTCTTTGCTAACTATGGCAAG GTTAATAGTGTGAGGCTACCTGGTCATGTTGCAGACAAAAAATGCTTTTGTGGCACTGCATTAGTTGAGTTCTCAATAGCTGGGGATGCTGATAATATTCTGAAGCAAAATTTGATTTATGCTGGTAACAAGTTAAAGTTAAAGCGAAA GAAAGAGTTCGATTCTGAGAGAGAATTATTGACCAGTGATGTTCTAAAGTCCAATCCATTGAGTGCTAGCGACACAAATGATGGTGCTATGAAACTAAA GTACCAGAAAGGTTTAGTTATTGCATTAAAATTGAAGAGAAAGTTAGTTGGAGGGAATACTGAACAAAAAACATGCGAAAAGACCGATCAAAGTGAACAAAAAATCTCTGTTGATAAACAAACAAGAGAAGCGGCTGCCCAAAAAGAAAATGACTCTCTCCTGTGTGCAGAAGTTAAGAACTCCTTTCAAAGATTTGGCACTGTTAAG TATGTTGACCTTGATTCTGGAGCAGATTCAGGTTACATATGTTTTCAAGAACCAGAATCAGCTATAAGAGCCCGTGCAGCTGCAGAATTTGTGGAAGGCGGTGTTGATTCAAAAAACTTCATCATGTTCTTAGAAGCAGTTACTG GCGAGGCTGAAGAGGAGTATTGGAAATCTTACCAACCATTGTGA
- the LOC133795838 gene encoding uncharacterized protein LOC133795838, translated as MQHIDVMMYYLRRKVKLSTDLKRRVSTTDTCFGQNIVFMYEDFKKKGSGAFKIDERCVALKIMKGESMFCATHWNLLDDVVMPVNVNGLMHWILLHFNVQQRSLTVYDSMSGAKHENQTLPVVEAFAVLIPLLLEMIDFYVRKDIHLDVSPYDVVENEALKLSIAKGIPQQTDCDCGVFCTYFAEQIILGKENEMPKNIDVRLLRKDIAVSLYYHGKNKELEGYLTSDEFTEKLLERRQKRMKIAA; from the exons atgcaGCATATTGATGTGATGATGTATTACTTGAGGAGAAAGGTTAAATTGTCTACAGATTTGAAGAGAAGAGTATCTACGACTGACACTTGTTTTGGGCAAAACATAGTGTTTATGTATGAAGATTTTAAGAAAAAAGGTAGTGGCGCATTTAAAATAGATGAGAGATGCgttgctttgaagataatgaagGGGGAATCCATGTTTTGTGCAACTCATTGGAATTTGCTTGATGATGTTGTCATGCCTGTTAATGTGAATGGTCTTATGCACTGGATTTTGTTGCACTTTAATGTACAGCAGAGATCTCTTACGGTGTATGATTCAATGTCTGGTGCAAAGCATGAAAATCAGACTTTACCTGTCGTTGAGGCATTTGCTGTTTTGATTCCTCTTCTTCTGGAGATGATTGATTTCTATGTTCGTAAAGATATTCATCTTGATGTTAGCCCGTATGATGTGGTAGAGAATGAGGCTTTGAAGTTGAGCATTGCTAAAGGCATTCCTCAACAGACTGATTG TGATTGTGGTGTGTTCTGTACTTATTTTGCTGAGCAAATAATTCTTGGGAAGGAGAATGAGATGCCTAAAAATATTGATGTTCGCCTCCTTCGTAAAGACATTGCTGTCAGCTTGTACTATCATGGAAAGAACAAAGAACTTGAGGGATACTTAACTAGCGATGAGTTCACTGAGAAGCTTCTGGAGAGGAGACAGAAAAGAATGAAAATTGCTGCATAG
- the LOC133795119 gene encoding uncharacterized protein LOC133795119: MDNITSLVQYGGNWNENNEYQGYTMSGILIPPNCSLDNLVNLIKKEIKEKTATIEVSYQVEKGTPPMKVVTDNSVLFFLEIKKKVATKITDLPLCVTIIQESNNENDLLLLANQKATAEEMEVGTLLMQANQASINEQMLLEEGMSSTTNEGINVSYIPHFAEEVADFIIEDNTKRKKKLDEIQLVISDYRVNTIEQGQIYKDKNTVKSALSYYAMLHNFQFKTKRSEPREYLVTCADEKCNWLVRASKYRNQHLFKVRKCNPNHTCSVEIVLEDHRQAKSIVVGELIKNKYKSIKRNYTPNDIMNDMNDDFGVTMGYTKAWRSREKALRLVRGNPDDSYQKLPIYLYMLKKANPGTITHLLTDKEDRFKYLYIAFSNSIKGWRYLRPIIVVDGTFLKNAHGGTLFSASTLDSNNNIFVLAFGIADSENDNSWLWFFSKLRETYGEPEGLAIVSDRHKSIDNAVHMVYPNAFHGACMFHLLNNLKGKYGSHGEELQMKFIAAAKAYTQTECENYMKGLDRIDRRIRPYLEKAKYETWARSYSPTKRYTMMTSNIAESLNAALKAARNLPIDILVECLRSLVQKWVWNNSNNANGTFTKVSTATENELRHDIVSKMKYEVLPFNTIEYQVRDQKGINFTVNIHNRTCTCNRFQEDEIRCGHAVAVIAKRNLSVYDYCAKFYRTETLKALYQENVHPLPHKDEWNLPQHLDILVLPPNSTIPAGRPRKKRIRSRGENNVIITCGKCAQPGHNMKTCRNPPFQKPKKQKKPKT; the protein is encoded by the exons ATGGACAATATTACTTCtttggttcaatatggaggcaattGGAATGAAAACAACGAGTACCAAGGATACACAATGTCTGGGATATTAATACCACCAAATTGTTCTCTTGACAACTTGGTGAATCTGATAAAAAAGGAGATAAAGGAAAAAACAGCAACTATTGAAGTTTCTTATCAAGTAGAAAAAGGAACACCACCAATGAAGGTTGTAACAGACAATTCAGTGTTGTTCTTcctggaaataaagaaaaaagttgcTACTAAAATAACAGACTTACCATTGTGTGTCACTATAATTCAAGAatcaaacaatgaaaatgaccTTCTTCTACTAGCAAATCAGAAAGCTACAGCAGAAGAAATGGAGGTGGGGACATTATTAATGCAAGCAAATCAAGCTTCCATCAATGAACAAATGTTACTTGAAGAAGGAATGTCAAGCACAAcaaatgagggcataaatgtgtcaTACATACCCCATTTTGCTGAAGAAGTAGCTGATTTCATAATTGAGGacaatacaaaaagaaaaaagaagttggaTGAAATCCAACTAGTAATATCTGATTACAGAGTGAACACAATAGAGCAAGGACAAATTTACAAGGATAAGAACACAGTCAAATCAGCCCTTAGCTACTATGCAATGCTGCATAACTTccagttcaaaacaaaaagatcagAACCTAGAGAGTACCTAGTTACTTGCGCAGATGAAAAATGCAACTGGTTGGTGAGAGCATCTAAGTACAGAAATCAACATTTATTCAAGGTACGGAAATGCAATCCAAATCACACTTGCTCTGTTGAAATTGTTTTGGAAGACCATAGGCAAGCAAAAAGCATCGTAGTTGGGGAattaataaagaataagtacaagtCAATCAAAAGAAATTACACTCCAAATGACATCATGAATGATATGAATGATGACTTTGGAGTAACTATGGGATACACAAAAGCATGGAGATCAAGAGAGAAAGCTTTGCGTCTAGTAAGAGGGAACCCCGATGATTCATATCAGAAGTTGCCAATATATCTTTACATGTTGAAAAAAGCAAATCCAGGAACAATAACACACCTACTCACAGACAAGGAAGATAGATTCAAATACCTATACATAGctttctctaactcaatcaagggttggagatacttgaggcctataattgttgttgatggaacttttTTGAAAAATGCACATGGTGGTACCCTGTTTTCAGCATCAACGTTAGATTCAAACAACAACATTTTCGTGTTGGCTTTTGGAATAGCAGACTCCGAAAATGATAACTCATGGCTATGGTTCTTCTCCAAACTGCGAGAAACCTATGGAGAACCCGAAG GATTGGCTATAGTTTCTGACAGACATAAGAGCATAGACAATGCAGTACATATGGTGTACCCAAATGCTTTCCATGGAGCTTGCATGTTTCACTTACTCAATAATTTGAAAGGCAAGTATGGGAGCCATGGAGAAGAACTACAAATGAAATTCATTGCAGCAGCAAAAGCATACACACAGACAGaatgtgaaaactacatgaaaggCCTTGATAGAATTGATAGACGCATTAGGCCCTATTTAGAAAAAGCCAAGTATGAAACTTGGGCAAGATCATACTCGCCAACAAAAAGATACACCATGATGACATCCAACATCGCAGAATCACTCAACGCTGCACTAAAAGCTGCAAGAAATCTCCCCATTGATATATTGGTTGAATGCCTTAGAAGTTTGGTTCAAAAGTGGGTTTGGAACAACTCAAATAATGCAAATGGAACATTCACAAAAGTCTCTACAGCAACAGAAAATGAATTGAGACATGACATTGTTTCAAAAATGAAGTATGAG GTCTTGCCTTTCAACACAATAGAATACCAAGTTCGTGATCAAAAGGGGATAAATTTCACAGTAAATATACATAATAGAACATGCACTTGCAATAGGTTCCAAGAAGATGAAATACGTTGTGGCCATGCAGTAGCTGTCATTGCAAAAAGAAACTTGAGTGTCTATGATTATTGTGCAAAATTCTACAGAACAGAAACGTTGAAAgcattgtatcaagaaaatgttcATCCTTTGCCCCATAAAGATGAATGGAATCTCCCACAACACTTGGACATACTAGTGCTGCCTCCAAATTCAACAATCCCTGCAGGAAGACCAAGAAAGAAACGAATAAGATCAAGAGGGGAAAATAACGTAATAATCACCTGTGGGAAATGTGCACAACCAGGACATAACATGAAGACTTGCAGGAATCCTCCATTTCAGAAGCCAAAAAAACAGAAAAAGCCAAAGACATAG